The region TTGGGTGGCCTGGGAAGCTTCGGCCAGAGTACGGTGGAGCTTCTCGGCGCTTTGGGCGTGGTCGCTCAAAAGAGCGGGGCTTTTGGAAGGGGCCAGCGTGGCGTTGTGCTCGTTGCCAGAGATCTTCCACGTCCCCATCTCCCGTTTTTCGACGATTTTGCCGACCTGGATCAGGGCATTGTTGAGGGGTTTGGTTATCCATCCGAGAATGGCGTTGTGAAAGGTGAAGGCGATGATGAAGCCGACAAAGACGGCGAGAACGGAGATGGCCAGGCGTTGGCGGAGTTCCGCCAGGTGGGGTTTCATACTCTCAAACATCAGGCGTTCGCTTCATTATCGAGGTGTTTGAACCCGGCAGGCCGGGATGATTCTTTGGGGCTGCTTTCGGGGCCCTTGTCCTCGACGGAGGGAGTTTCGGCCGTTTGTGCCTCCGCGGAGTTTTCCGCCTCTTCGAGGGCTTTGCGGGCCATCTCTTTGTATTCGGTAACCCCCGGACGCTGAGATGTTTCGCCGGTCGGTTCATCCTCTTCCAGGAGATCATCGACCGATTCGTTGAGCCGATCGGTCGGCATACCGCTTCGGGCGATCTCAATCGCCTCTTGCAACTCATCGGTATGGTTGGAGATGGCGTTTTTGAAGCCGCTGATATCCGAGCCGACTTCGCTGAGGCTTTGACGATAGCTTAGCGCCTCTTCCTTGAGCTCCTTGAGATGGAGCTCCTCTTCAAAGGTGCTCTTGGCTTCGTTGATGGTCTTGCGGACACTGTTGAAAAACTTGGCGATCTGCACCATCGCCTCGGGGAGTTTGTCCGGCCCCAGAAAGAGGATGGCCACCAGGGCGATCACCAATATTTCGCTGAAACCCATTCCAAACATGGGACTCCTTCTATCCCCGTCTTTCGGGGAGAAATTGGGTCAATTTTACCCAAAAAAATTATGTTAATGGAGAATGGAGAACTTATGGATGGATTTTTAAGGTATTAAACTGGATAGTATTATTCTCATTCCGGACTGCGCTTTCACTCGATAGCTCTGGCAGTCGCAAACACCTGCGGTGCCCCTTCGGGGTTGAGTGCTCCTTTGTCGCCATCGAGTGAAAGCTCCATTGCAAACATCGGGTTAATGGTCACGCGGAGTAATAACTTCGGCAATGGTTTCATAGAACAGCATAATTATGCACTAATCCATCAGAAAGAGGACGAGTTCATCGGCTAGAAAGAGATCGGGGTTGCGGTAGCCGCCGGGACGGGTGAGGAGTTTGCCCTCCCTGACCAGCAGTCGGGCCCGTTCCCGTTCCGAAGGGCTGAGCCAGGCTTCGTCGACACCCAGTCGGGAGCGCAATCCCAAAAAGAGGCGCTCGGTCTTGAGATCTTCCGCGGAGAGGATCTCGGTCCGATGGGAGAGCGGGTTCGCCAGGTAGCGATCCAGGGCGGTAGGGGGGTAGTAGCGGCGGTCCTGCCGGAAGCCCACCGCTCCCGCCCCCAGCCCGATGTAGTCTTTTAGCTGCCAATAGCCCAGATTGTGGCGGCAGGGATCGCCGAAATTTGAGATCTCGTACTGGGGCAAGCCCCGCTCTTCGATCGCCCGGGCCATCCATCGGGCCAGGGCCACATTCTCCTGGCGTACGTCAGGCGTTTGGGCGAAGGGGGTGCCTTCTTCGATGGTCAGCTCGTAGGCGGAGAGGTGACCGACGGGAAGGTCCGAGGCGATGTCGAGATCCCGATTGAGCAGCTCACGGTCATCTCCGGCGCAGTTGTAGATCAGATCGAGGGAGAGGCGCTTGAAGCCTATGTCGGCAGCACGCTCCACCGCTTCGATTGCCTGCCGGGGTGTGTGGGCCCGCCCCAGGCGCTTGAGCTTGTCGGGGTCGAAGCTCTGGACCCCGAAACTGATCCGGTTGATCCCCAGCGCTTTCATTCCCTTCAGCCACGTGTCCGAAGCGGAGTTGGGGTTGGCTTCGCAATTGAGCTCCGCTTCGGAGGCCAGGTAGGGTTTGAGGGTTTCAAAAAGAGGGGCGTAGAGTTCGGGTGGGACCGTGCTGGGGGTTCCGCCGCCGATGAAGAGAGTTTCGATGGAGCCGGGGGTCGCCTCGAAGCGCTCCAGTTCAAAGAGGAGTTGACGGTGCAGCGCCTTCATATAGTCCGGGCGGGTATCAAAGCGCCCGGTATAGGAGTTGAAACTGCAATAATGGCATTTGGAATCGCAGTAGGGGATGTGAATATAAAGCAGCATATTTTGGAGAAAACTCCTCTCGTTTCAAAAGGCTGTAATGCCTTTTCCGTTAAAATAGTAGCAAAATAATTGTGCTTCGTCCGCTAGTGCGGCAGGCACGGCAAGCGGGTTGACAATGGGAAAATATAAAGAGTATCGGCCCAATGTGGCCGCCATTGTACTCTCGCCGAACTATCCGGAACGCAAAGAGTTTATGATCGCCCGACGCAAAGGGATGCGCAAGGGGTGGCAGTTTCCCCAGGGAGGGATCGACGAGGGCGAATCTCCCCGGGAAGCGCTGCTGCGTGAACTGAAGGAGGAGATCGGAACCGACGAAGTAGAGATTATCGCCGAGTATCCCGAGTGGATCAGCTACGATTTTCCCAAAAAGAGTCGGAACCCCAGACGTTACCCTTTCAAAGGGCAGCGCCAGAAGTATTTTCTGGTCAAGCTCAAAGAGGGGGCGAAGATCGATCTCAACTCCTTCGAAGCACCGGAGTTTGAAGAGTACAAATATGTGGAGATGG is a window of Nitratifractor salsuginis DSM 16511 DNA encoding:
- a CDS encoding RNA pyrophosphohydrolase, which codes for MGKYKEYRPNVAAIVLSPNYPERKEFMIARRKGMRKGWQFPQGGIDEGESPREALLRELKEEIGTDEVEIIAEYPEWISYDFPKKSRNPRRYPFKGQRQKYFLVKLKEGAKIDLNSFEAPEFEEYKYVEMDELFRRITFFKRRVYRQVVDYFIKKGLL
- the tatB gene encoding Sec-independent protein translocase protein TatB: MFGMGFSEILVIALVAILFLGPDKLPEAMVQIAKFFNSVRKTINEAKSTFEEELHLKELKEEALSYRQSLSEVGSDISGFKNAISNHTDELQEAIEIARSGMPTDRLNESVDDLLEEDEPTGETSQRPGVTEYKEMARKALEEAENSAEAQTAETPSVEDKGPESSPKESSRPAGFKHLDNEANA
- the hemW gene encoding radical SAM family heme chaperone HemW encodes the protein MLLYIHIPYCDSKCHYCSFNSYTGRFDTRPDYMKALHRQLLFELERFEATPGSIETLFIGGGTPSTVPPELYAPLFETLKPYLASEAELNCEANPNSASDTWLKGMKALGINRISFGVQSFDPDKLKRLGRAHTPRQAIEAVERAADIGFKRLSLDLIYNCAGDDRELLNRDLDIASDLPVGHLSAYELTIEEGTPFAQTPDVRQENVALARWMARAIEERGLPQYEISNFGDPCRHNLGYWQLKDYIGLGAGAVGFRQDRRYYPPTALDRYLANPLSHRTEILSAEDLKTERLFLGLRSRLGVDEAWLSPSERERARLLVREGKLLTRPGGYRNPDLFLADELVLFLMD